A region from the Candidatus Limnocylindria bacterium genome encodes:
- a CDS encoding beta-ketoacyl-[acyl-carrier-protein] synthase II — protein sequence RDGCIPPTINYQTPDPGLDLDYVPNTARARSITTALSNSMGFGGHNASLIVRADTGA from the coding sequence CCGCGACGGCTGCATCCCGCCGACGATCAACTACCAGACCCCGGACCCGGGCCTCGACCTCGACTACGTGCCGAACACCGCGCGGGCTCGCAGCATCACCACCGCCCTGTCCAACTCGATGGGCTTCGGTGGGCACAACGCGTCGCTGATCGTGCGAGCCGACACCGGGGCATGA